Proteins from a genomic interval of Dama dama isolate Ldn47 chromosome 1, ASM3311817v1, whole genome shotgun sequence:
- the LOC133060933 gene encoding olfactory receptor 52B4-like has translation MATPNHTSPSHSLFILLGIPGLEDQHTWISLPFFLSYLVAVLGNSLLVFIIMTERSLHEPMYFFLCMLGVADLILSTTTVPKALAIFWFHAGEISLDGCVTQIFFIHATFIAESGILLAMAFDRYVAICDPLRYTTVLSHAVIIRVGLAVVLRSFSVILPDVFLVKRLPFCHSNVLPHTYCEHMAVAKFACADIRVNVWYGLSVLLSTVVVDALLILVSYIFILNAVFRLPSRGARQKALGTCGSHLGVISMFYLPGIFTIIAQRFGHQVPPYIHILLANVCMLAPPMLNPIIYGVKTRQIRECVVSTLSSPWKLC, from the coding sequence ATGGCAACCCCCAACCACACTAGTCCCAGCCATTCACTCTTCATTCTGCTGGGGATCCCTGGCCTGGAAGACCAGCACACATGGATCTCCCTcccattttttctttcctacctTGTTGCTGTCCTAGGGAATAGCCTCCTTGTCTTCATCATCATGACTGAACGCAGCCTCCATgagcccatgtacttcttcctctgcaTGCTGGGTGTGGCGGACCTCATCCTGTCCACTACCACCGTGCCCAAAGCCCTGGCTATATTCTGGTTCCATGCTGGAGAGATTTCCCTTGATGGTTGTGTCACCCAAATCTTCTTCATCCATGCCACCTTCATTGCTGAATCAGGAATTCTGTTGGCCATGGCATTTGACCGCTATGTAGCCATCTGTGACCCATTGCGCTATACCACAGTACTCAGTCATGCAGTAATCATAAGGGTTGGTCTGGCTGTGGTCCTGAGGAGTTTCTCTGTGATCCTTCCAGATGTGTTCCTGGTGAAAAGACTGCCTTTCTGCCATAGCAACGTGCTACCACATACCTACTGTGAGCACATGGCTGTTGCCAAATTTGCTTGTGCTGATATTCGTGTCAATGTCTGGTATGGCTTGTCTGTCCTTCTCTCTACTGTAGTGGTAGATGCTTTGCTCATCTTAGTTTCCTACATCTTCATCCTCAATGCAGTCTTCCGTCTTCCCTCCCGAGGAGCTCGGCAAAAGGCCCTAGGCACATGTGGCTCCCACCTTGGTGTCATTTCCATGTTCTACTTGCCTGGCATTTTTACCATAATCGCCCAGCGATTTGGGCATCAGGTTCCTCCTTATATCCACATTCTGCTGGCAAATGTCTGCATGTTAGCTCCTCCTATGCTAAACCCCATAATTTATGGTGTTAAGACCAGGCAGATTCGAGAATGTGTGGTTAGTACTTTGTCTTCACCGTGGAAACTCTGCTGA